A DNA window from Castanea sativa cultivar Marrone di Chiusa Pesio chromosome 7, ASM4071231v1 contains the following coding sequences:
- the LOC142642138 gene encoding pleiotropic drug resistance protein 3-like yields MAESDLQWAAIERLPTFERLRSSLFDNNGDVGGTDNKGKRVIDVTKLGAQERHLFIEKLIKHIEHDNLHLLRKIKNRIDNVGVKLPTVEVRYKNLRVEAECEVVHGKPLPTLWNSLRSVLSAFTKLPGSKASQTKISIINDVSGIIKPGRITLLLGPPGCGKTTLLKALSGNLNQSLKITGEISYNGYKLEEFVPQKTSSYISQNDLHIHEMTVREILDFSARCQGVGSRAEVMVEVSEREKEAGVVPDPDIDTYMKAISVKGLKATLQTDYILKILALDICADTLVGNAMRRGISGGQKKRLTTGEMIVGPTKALFMDEITNGLDSSTAFQIVTCLQQMAHITDATVLVSLLQPAPETFDLFDDLILMSEGKIVYHGPCDHVLEYFEDWGFRCPERKGVADFVQEVISRKDQAQYWYHMEVPYSYVSVDMFSRKFKESPYGKKLDEELSEPYDKSQSHKDALSFSVYSLSKWELFRACASRELLLMKRNSFIYIFKTTQLFVIACITMTVFLQTQMDIDVLHANYYMGALFYSLNILLVDGLPELAMTLQRLEVFYKQKELCFYPAWAYAIPASVLKVPLSFVESLVWTSLTYYVIGYSPEAKRFFRQFILLFAVHLSSLSMFRFLASVFRTHTSAMTAGSLAVFIQFVFGGFIITQPSMPVWLKWGFWVSPLAYGELGLSLNEFLAPRWQKMLSTNATIGQEILKSRGLYFDGYLYWISLGALFGFTIVFNIGYILALSFLKSPGSSRAIISHEKLPEIRGSEDSHDGNHRDKKSRNNPPLTSIEPKKGRMVLPFTPLTVAFQDVQYYVDTPLEMRENGFTNKKLQILSDIMGALRPGVLTALMGVSGAGKTTLLDVLAGRKTSGYIEGQIKIGGYPKVQETFARVSGYCEQTDIHSPQITVEESVIFSAWLRLSPQIDAKNKAEFVNEVLETIELDGIKDALVGIPGVTGLSNEQRKRLTIAVELVANPSIIFMDEPTTGLDARAAAIVMRAVKNAADTGRTIVCTIHQPSIDIFEAFDELILLKTGGHLIYSGQLGEHSSSVIEYFESIPGVPKIRNNYNPAAWMLDVTSTSAEAKLGIDFALKYRESALYEKNKELVRQLSSPPAGSRDLYFSTIFSQNGWGQFKSCLWKQHLAYWRSPAYNLMRIVFALISALIFGVLYWNQGKKINNQQNVFNIFGAMYSAVIFLGISNCSKVLPYVATERTVMYREKFAGMYSSWAYSLAQVIVEVPYLFIETIIFVMIKYPMIGYYGSTYKVSWYFYVTFCSLLYYNYLGMLLVSFTPNYMVATILSSGFYTTFNLFAGFLIPEPQIPKWWIWLYYLTPTSWSLNGLLTSQYGDINKDIMVFGETKTVVAFLKDYFGFHHDQLFLVAIVLIAFPLVFASLFAYFIARLNFQRR; encoded by the exons ATGGCTGAATCTGACTTGCAGTGGGCTGCAATTGAGAGATTGCCTACATTTGAGAGGCTGAGATCATCCTTATTTGACAATAATGGTGATGTTGGTGGTACTGATAATAAAGGAAAAAGGGTGATAGATGTTACCAAGCTTGGAGCTCAAGAACGCCATCTCTTCATAGAGAAGCTCATTAAGCACATTGAGCATGACAACCTTCACttgttgagaaaaataaaaaacaggaTAGACAA TGTTGGTGTAAAATTGCCCACTGTGGAGGTGAGATACAAAAATTTGCGTGTGGAGGCTGAATGTGAGGTGGTTCACGGCAAGCCCCTTCCAACACTATGGAATTCTCTTAGAAGCGTACTCTCT GCATTCACTAAGCTGCCAGGTTCAAAGGCAAGTCAAACCAAGATAAGCATCATCAATGACGTTAGTGGTATCATAAAGCCAGGAAG GATAACTCTATTGCTTGGTCCCCCAGGTTGTGGGAAGACCACTCTTTTAAAGGCTCTATCAGGGAATCTAAACCAATCTCTCAAG ATTACTGGGGAAATTTCTTACAATGGATACAAGCTAGAAGAGTTTGTTCCCCAAAAGACTTCATCCTATATTAGCCAAAATGACCTGCACATTCATGAGATGACTGTGAGGGAAATACTGGATTTTTCAGCACGTTGTCAAGGTGTTGGAAGCCGAGCAG AGGTTATGGTGGAGGTCAGTGAAAGGGAGAAGGAAGCTGGAGTTGTTCCAGATCCAGACATAGACACTTACATGAAG GCAATTTCTGTCAAAGGACTAAAAGCAACCCTTCAAACAGATTACATATTAAAG ATTCTTGCACTTGATATCTGTGCTGACACTCTAGTTGGAAATGCCATGAGGAGAGGTATCTCTGGTGGTCAGAAAAAAAGATTGACTACAG GAGAGATGATTGTAGGTCCTACAAAAGCCCTGTTTATGGATGAAATAACGAATGGTTTAGACAGTTCCACTGCATTTCAAATTGTTACTTGTCTTCAGCAGATGGCGCATATCACAGATGCTACTGTACTGGTTTCACTTCTTCAGCCAGCACCAGAAACCTTTGATCTTTTTGATGACCTTATTTTAATGTCAGAAGGGAAGATTGTGTATCATGGTCCATGTGATCATGTTCTAGAATATTTTGAGGATTGGGGTTTTAGGTGTCCTGAGAGGAAAGGGGTTGCTGATTTTGTCCAAGAG GTTATCTCTAGAAAAGATCAAGCACAGTACTGGTATCACATGGAAGTACCTTACAGTTATGTTTCAGTTGATATGTTCTCTAGGAAGTTCAAGGAATCTCCATATGGAAAGAAGCTAGATGAGGAACTCTCGGAGCCATATGATAAATCCCAAAGCCATAAGGACGCTCTTTCCTTTAGTGTGTATTCTCTTTCTAAATGGGAACTTTTTAGAGCATGTGCATCAAGGGAGCTTCTTCTAATGAAAAGGAATTCCTTCATATATATCTTCAAAACAACTCAG CTTTTTGTCATTGCATGCATCACAATGACTGTATTTTTACAGACTCAGATGGATATTGACGTTCTTCATGCAAATTACTATATGGGTGCCCTGTTTTATTCTCTTAACATCCTTCTTGTCGACGGACTTCCAGAGTTGGCCATGACTCTTCAAAGGCTTGAAGTAttctacaaacaaaaagaactcTGTTTTTATCCAGCTTGGGCATATGCAATCCCAGCAAGTGTTTTAAAGGTTCCACTTTCATTTGTGGAATCTCTAGTTTGGACATCTCTTACTTATTATGTAATTGGATATAGTCCTGAGGCCAAAAG GTTCTTCCGCCAGTTCATTCTTCTTTTCGCAGTGCACTTATCTTCATTATCCATGTTTCGTTTCCTGGCTTCAGTCTTCCGGACTCATACTTCTGCCATGACTGCTGGTAGTTTGGCAGTATTTATACAGTTTGTATTTGGTGGCTTCATTATCACTCAAC CTTCTATGCCTGTTTGGTTGAAGTGGGGTTTCTGGGTTTCTCCCCTGGCATATGGAGAATTAGGCCTTTCTTTGAATGAATTTCTTGCCCCACGATGGCAAAAG ATGCTTTCCACAAACGCTACAATAGGGCAAGAAATACTTAAAAGCCGAGGTCTATACTTTGACGGATATCTTTATTGGATATCACTGGGTGCCCTATTTGGATTCACAATAGTATTCAACATTGGATACATCTTGGCCTTAAGCTTCTTGAAGT CTCCTGGATCATCTCGTGCTATTATCTCACATGAAAAGCTCCCCGAAATACGAGGAAGTGAAGATTCACATGATGGTAACCATCGGGACAAAAAGTCTAGAAATAATCCTCCACTGACTAGTATTGAACCAAAGAAAG GTAGGATGGTCTTACCTTTTACACCCTTAACAGTAGCGTTTCAAGATGTGCAGTACTATGTTGACACCCCCTTG gaaatgagagaaaatggaTTCACCAACAAAAAACTCCAAATTCTTTCTGATATTATGGGTGCATTGAGGCCTGGTGTTCTTACAGCATTGATGGGTGTCAGTGGAGCTGGGAAAACCACTCTTCTTGATGTCCTAGCAGGAAGAAAGACCAGTGGCTATATTGAAGGGCAAATAAAGATTGGAGGGTATCCCAAGGTCCAAGAAACATTTGCTAGGGTGTCAGGTTATTGTGAACAAACAGATATACATTCTCCTCAGATCACAGTTGAAGAATCAGTGATATTTTCTGCTTGGCTACGACTGTCTCCTCAGATAGACGCAAAAAATAAAGCT GAATTTGTAAATGAAGTCCTAGAGACCATTGAGCTTGATGGAATAAAGGATGCTTTAGTAGGCATACCTGGCGTTACTGGTCTATCAAATGAGCAGCGCAAGCGGCTCACAATAGCTGTGGAGCTTGTTGCAAACCCCTCTATTATCTTCATGGATGAACCAACAACTGGATTGGATGCAAGAGCAGCTGCAATTGTCATGCGAGCTGTGAAGAATGCAGCTGATACAGGAAGAACAATTGTTTGTACCATCCACCAACCAAGTATTGACATATTTGAAGCATTTGATgag TTAATTCTTCTAAAAACTGGTGGACACTTGATTTACTCTGGACAATTAGGAGAGCATTCAAGTAGCGTTATAGAATATTTTGAG AGTATTCCTGGAGTTCCAAAgattagaaataattacaatccGGCAGCATGGATGTTAGACGTCACTTCTACATCTGCAGAAGCAAAACTTGGCATAGATTTTGCTTTGAAGTATAGGGAATCTGCTTTATATGA aaaaaacaaGGAGCTTGTAAGGCAGTTGAGTAGTCCACCTGCTGGTTCAAGAGATCTGTATTTTTCTACCATCTTTTCACAAAATGGTTGGGGACAATTCAAATCTTGCCTATGGAAACAGCATTTGGCTTATTGGAGGAGTCCTGCATACAACTTGATGCGTATCGTATTTGCACTTATATCAGCTTTAATTTTTGGGGTACTATATTGgaaccaaggaaaaaaaat AAATAACCAGCAGAATGTATTCAATATATTTGGGGCAATGTACTCAGCTGTGATCTTCTTGGGCATAAGTAACTGCTCAAAAGTCCTACCATATGTTGCTACAGAGCGAACTGTTATGTACCGGGAAAAATTTGCAGGGATGTACTCTTCATGGGCTTATTCACTTGCACAA GTTATAGTGGAAGTTCCCTATCTCTTCATTGAAACTATCATATTTGTGATGATCAAATATCCAATGATTGGATATTATGGGTCAACTTATAAGGTTTCTTGGTACTTCTATGTCACATTTTGTTCCTTGCTGTACTACAATTATCTTGGAATGCTACTTGTTTCATTCACACCAAACTACATGGTAGCTACAATTTTGTCCTCGGGATTCTACACAACATTCAACCTTTTTGCTGGATTTTTGATTCCTGAACCG CAAATTCCGAAATGGTGGATTTGGTTGTATTATCTGACACCTACATCTTGGTCACTAAATGGATTGCTTACTTCACAATATGGAGATATAAATAAGGACATCATGGTATTTGGAGAAACCAAAACTGTTGTGGCCTTCTTAAAAGATTACTTTGGGTTTCACCATGATCAATTATTTCTTGTGGCGATTGTTCTCATTGCCTTCCCCCTTGTTTTTGCTTCCTTGTTTGCATATTTTATAGCACGGTTAAACTTTCAGCGtaggtaa